A single genomic interval of Helianthus annuus cultivar XRQ/B chromosome 13, HanXRQr2.0-SUNRISE, whole genome shotgun sequence harbors:
- the LOC110902270 gene encoding uncharacterized protein LOC110902270 has protein sequence MSSGNQVNDLAVTNAQQELDSKIGTSSRIPRLLDANDFPEWKWRFEQHIKFKEPKLWRCIERGPREIMYEKETNPGVKVKKPRAEYTDEDYAIEEEDNRATSYLTMGLGSDIAMGFRTCKSAKEMWEALIDVYEGNEDMRESRRNLLRQNFNNFNYIYGETIENQIQRFSKIVTQMDLEEILPSKAAQNRQLLNALPKSWDNHVAMIKRTKDLARCTLTEMISHIKACELDDKQRENNHKSSLLAAGKIQPPSWSLNDLYQYHPDDVEEMDITWQMAMAAFRAQKFANKTGRNRWDHTPAHPAPPNPERALVTTNDSTVAGEGTQSSALVVQPSVEFNWDNEIQLLNISQPEIQSVTENIAFMTSDEKDSSPDVEPPAENLAFMTKILSAPVHGLTAEEVRSIFCTTECRERVEAYRVHNAELIQDYQDLKNKNFTLAKNEKLYKEKIEAQRKDIVQLKEDLSAKNCNFLDALATISDLTKELEDLKVKYQNICDIQLEYKEKKGAA, from the exons ATGTCATCTGGTAATCAAGTTAATGACTTAGCTGTCACAAATGCTCAGCAAGAATTGGACTCCAAAATCGGAACCAGCTCTCGCATTCCAAGGCTGTTGGATGCAAATGATTTTCCAGAATGGAAGTGGCGTTTTGAGCAGCATATCAAGTTTAAGGAACCTAAACTTTGGAGGTGTATTGAAAGAGGTCCTAGAGAAATTATGTATGAGAAGGAAACAAACCCTGGAGTCAAAGTCAAGAAACCTCGTGCCGAGTATACTGATGAAGACTATGCTATTGAAGAGGAAGATAATCGAGCAACATCTTACTTGACCATGGGACTGGGGTCTGACATCGCTATGGGATTTCGCACTTGCAAATCGGCCAAAGAAATGTGGGAAGCATTGATTGATGTGTACGAAGGGAATGAAGACATGAGGGAAAGCAGAAGGAACTTGTTGAGGCAAAATTTCAATAATTTCAATTACATCTATGGGGAAACTATTGAGAATCAGATTCAGCGTTTCTCAAAGATTGTCACTCAAATGGATCTAGAAGAAATTCTTCCTTCAAAGGCTGCTCAGAACCGACAACTTCTAAATGCCTTGCCAAAGAGCTGGGATAATCACGTTGCAATGATCAAGCGGACGAAAGATCTTGCAAGATGCACTTTGACTGAAATGATTTCTCATATCAAGGCATGTGAACTTGATGACAAGCAAAGGGAGAATAATCACAAGTCCAGCTTGCTGGCAGCAG GTAAAATACAACCCCCTAGCTGGTCGTTGAATGATCTATATCAGTATCATCCTGACGATGTGGAGGAGATGGACATCACCTGGCAAATGGCAATGGCAGCGTTCAGAGCACAAAAATTCGCTAATAAGACTGGCAGAAATAGATGGG ATCATACTCCTGCGCATCCTGCCCCTCCAAATCCTGAAAGGGCTCTTGTAACGACAAACGATTCAACTGTTGCTGGTGAAGGAACTCAGAGTTCAGCCCTTGTTGTTCAACCAAGTGTAGAGTTTAATTGGGACAATGAAATTCAACTTCTGAACATCTCTCAACCAGAAATCCAGAGTGTCACTGAAAACATAGCTTTCATGACATCAGATGAAAAGGACTCTTCGCCAGATGTTGAGCCTCCAGCTGAGAATCTGGCTTTTATGACCAAAATCTTGTCAGCTCCTGTTCATGGACTCACTGCTGAGGAGGTACGTTCTATTTTCTGTACTACTGAATGCAGAGAAAGAGTTGAGGCTTATAGGGTACATAATGCTGAACTTATTCAAGATTACCAAgatcttaaaaataaaaactttactttggCCAAAAATGAAAAGCTTTACAAAGAAAAAATTGAGGCCCAAAGAAAGGATATAGTTCAGTTGAAAGAAGACCTCAGTGctaaaaattgtaattttttagATGCTCTAGCAACAATTAGTGACTTGACCAAAGAATTAGAAGATTTGAAAGTCAAATATCAG AACATTTGTGACATACAACTAGAgtacaaagaaaagaaaggggcTGCATAG
- the LOC118485924 gene encoding uncharacterized protein LOC118485924, whose amino-acid sequence MPFTEEELINEGKMTYGPKTDKSSINSKFVDNKRPAPSMNFVSKGNVDPNQSSACAEKVDLKCEDTLGGEQVLNSDLQKPCFDENNPDVILGQNIFSMFLSLASNGPDVLGKTDDGCVETVNINSGDEFSSVNNCKCDGSNLSDDSVAESGRIILKGTVKNGVLSFENVNYVPELKHNLLSISQICDRGNSVHFTKKGCYVLKPGIVIPEDWFLMTAERRGNAYVIDMNKKPCEEITCLFSKISEHDGLLWHRRLGHVNMKNLNRLAKGQLVRDLPIKDFMLVEKCVACAKGKAHRKSHKSKPAPSSKAVLELLHMDLFGPVNVLSIDKKAYCLVIVDDYSRYTWVYFLSHKSEAAVLMKQFITLVENQAKKGIDQQYSAPRTPQQNSVAERQNRTLIEASRTMLADSKLPSFFWAEAVSTACAGMSTPHQPLSFGDSEEEEQAEKGSKGHTIDPPGLVFTPHSLPQQMSHRSPEGASTSGAAPSVSGSSLFPDTIPEDCAVATPFIHHTTVPNEGETSHTIADNQNVASTDETVPDMAIPTSVQRNHPIENVIGPEPGWVDAMHEELNQFEKLGVWKLVKLPAGKRKLGTRWRFRQIEGLDYDEVYAPVARLEAIRIFLAYASFMGFTVYQMDVKTAFLYGDVKEEIFVEQPPGFVHPDHPEYAYKLDKALYGLHQAPRAWYATLTKHLLAHGYTRGTIDQTLFIKKVGRDQILVQIYVDDIIFGSTIKQSSQGILIHQRKYVDDVLAKFKFTDAKSAETPMVERPLLTEDEEGDSVDQRQYRSMIGSLMYLTASRPDIMFAVCNCARYQANP is encoded by the exons ATGCCTTTCACGGAAGAGGAGTTAATTAATGAGGGCAAGATGACTTACGGTCCAAAAACcgataagtcatcaatcaacagcaAATTTGTTGATAATAAACGACCAGCTCCTTCAATGAATTTCGTCTCAAAAGGCAATGTTGATCCTAACCAGTCGTCTGCATGTGCAGAAAAGGTTGACTTGAAATGTGAAGATACTCTTGGgggagaacaagttttaaattctgatttacaaaaaccttgttttgatgaAAATAATCCTGATGTTATTTTGGGACAAAATATTTTTAGCATGTTTCTTTCTTTAGCTTCTaatgggcctgatgttttgggcaagaCTGATGATGGTTGTGTTGAAACTGTGAACattaattctggtgatgaattttcTTCAGTTAATAATTGTAAATGTGATGGTTCTAATCTGTCAGATGATAGTGttgcag aatctggtagaatcatATTGAAGGGAACAGTGAAAAACGGTGTTTTAAGTTTCGAAAATGTGAATTACGTTCCTGAACTGAAACACAATTTGTTGAGCATTTCACAAATTTGTGATCGAGGAAATTCAGTGCATTTTACAAAGAAAGGATGTTATGTTTTGAAGCCGGGGATTGTCATTCCTGAAGATTGGTTTTTAATGACTGCTGAGAGAAGAGGAAACGCTTACGTCATCGATATGAACAAGAagccgtgtgaagagatcacttgtTTGTTTTCAAAGATATCAGAACATGATGGTTTATTGTGGCATCGCCGTCTCGGACATGTGAATATGAAAAATTTGAATCGTCTTGCCAAAGGTCAGCTGGTACGTGATCTGCCAATCAAGGACTTTATGTTGGTAGAGAAATGTGTTGCCTGTGCTAAAGGCAAAGCTCATCGGAAGTCACACAAATCCAAGCCAGCACCCTCTTCCAAAGCTGTACTTGAATtacttcatatggatttatttggGCCCGTGAATGTTTTAAGTATTGACAAGAAGGCGTATTGTCTCGTGATAGTCGATGACTACTCACGGTATACCTGGGTGTACTTTCTAAGTCACAAGAGTGAGGCTGCAGTTTTGATGAAACAATTTATCACCTTGGTGGAAAATCAAGCTA AGAAGGGAATTGATCAGCAGTACAGTGCTCCTCGAACTCCACAACAAAACAGTGTTGCTGAAAGGCAAAATCGTACTCTTATAGAGGCTTCGCGTACTATGCTGGCTGACTCCAAGCTTCCTAGTttcttctgggctgaagctgttagcACGGCCT GTGCAGGTATGTCAACACCGCATCAACCGTTGTCATTTGGTGACTCTGAGGAAGAGGAACAAGCTGAAAAGGGATCAAAAGGTCACACCATTGATCCCCCCGGACTGGTTTTTACTCCTCATTCTTTGCCTCAGCAGATGTCCCATCGCTCCCCTGAAGGTGCTTCAACGAGTGGTGCTGCACCCAGTGTTTCAGGATCTTCACTTTTTCCTGACACCATTCCTGAGGATTGCGCTGTCGCTACTCCATTCATTCATCATACTACAGTACCTAATGAGGGGGAGACTAGCCACACCATTGCTGATAATCAAAACGTTGCTTCTACAGACGAGACAGTTCCAGACATGGCCATACCTACAAGTGTCCAGCGAAATCACCCTAtagagaatgtgattggtcct gaaccaggATGGGTAGATGCAATGCACGAAGAACTGAACCAGTTTGAGAAGCTTGGAGTATGGAAACTTGTCAAGTTGCCAGCGGGAAAGCGTAAACTTGGAACAagatgg AGATTTCGACAAATCGAAggtctggattatgatgaagtatatgctccggttgctcGTCTTGAAGCCATCCGAATCTTTTTGGCTTACGCGTCATTCATGGGGTTCACTGTATATCAGATGGATGTGAAGACTGCGTTTTTATACGGAGATGTGAAAGAAGAAATCTTTGTTGAGCAGCCACCAGGATTTGTACATCCAGACCATCCAGAGTATGCCTACAAgctagataaggctttgtatggattGCACCAAGCTCCTCGGGCTTGGTATGCCACCTTAACGAAACATCTTTTGGCTCATGGATATACGCGTGGCaccatagaccagactctgtttatcaagaaaGTAGGAAGGGATCAAATCTTAGTTCAGatctatgtcgatgatattatttTCGGGTCTACAA tcaagcagagttctCAAGGGATTCTCATCCATCAAAggaagtatgtggatgacgtCTTGGCAAAATTCAAGTTTACGGACGCAAAGTCTGCTGAAACACCAATGGTAGAGAGGCCactattgactgaagatgaagaaggagattcTGTAGATCAACGTCAATACAGGTCCATGATCGGGTctttgatgtatctcacagctagccgtccggatATCATGTTTGCCGTCTGCAAttgtgcacgctatcaggctaatccttaa